Part of the Streptomyces sp. NBC_01264 genome, GCCACGACCGGGAGCTGCTGACCCAGGCCGCCGAGAAGATCATCAGCCTGGAGGCGAGCCCGAACGGCTCCGACGTCTGGGTGCACGGCGAGGGCTTCGGCACGTTCCACGCCGCCCGCAAGGAGCGCTTCGCGCGCTTCGAGGAGCTCAAGCGGCGCTGGGACGAGGAGCACGCCCGGCTGAAGGCCCTGGTGCTGCGCCTGCGCGGCCAGGCCGCGATCAGCCCGGACATGGCCTCGCGGTACCACGCGATGCAGACCCGCTTCAAGAAGTTCGAGGAGGCCGGTCCGCCGCCCGAGCCGCCGCGCGAGCAGGACATCAAGATGCGGCTCAAGGGCGGGCGTACGGGCGTGCGCGCGCTCACGGTGGAGAACCTGGAGCTCACCGGGCTGATGAAGCCCTTCTCGCTGGAGGTCTTCTACGGGGAGCGGGTCGCGGTCCTCGGCTCGAACGGCTCGGGCAAGTCCCACTTCCTGCGCCTGATGGCGGGGGAGGACGTCAAGCACACGGGTACGTGGAAGCTCGGCGCCCGGGTGGTCCCCGGCCACTTCGCGCAGACCCACGCCCACCCCGAGCTGTTCGGCCGTACCCTCGTCGACATCCTGTGGACGGAGGCGGCGAAGCCGCTCGGCCAGGCGATGGGCGCACTGCGCCGCTACGAGCTGGAGCGCCAGGGCGAGCAGCCCTTCGAGCGGCTCTCGGGCGGTCAGCAGGCACGTTTCCAGATCCTGCTGCTGGAACTGGCCGGCACGACGGCGCTGCTCCTCGACGAGCCGACGGACAACCTGGACCTGGAATCGGCGGAAGCGCTGCAGGACGGGCTGGAGGCGTACGACGGCACTGTGCTGTGCGTCACGCACGACCGGTGGTTCGCGCGCACATTTGACCGTTACCTGGTCTTCGGTTCAGACGGTGTTGTGCGGGAGACTACGGAGCCCGTCTGGGACGAACGTAGGGTCGAGCGGAAGCGCTAGGGGGAGACCACCCCCGGCTTGGGTCGAGGGGACTTCGTAGTGGGGCTGCGGCCGAGTGTCTGGGTCATGAAATGGGACAGCCCGTCCTCCTGGGACCGGGGGGTGGCCTGGCTGCTGCGGCCGGCCCCGCGGTCCTGGCGGTTCGTGGGCCTGGTGATCCTGCTGTCCGTGGCGGTCGCGGCGAGCCTGCGGGTCAACTGGGGCTCGGACAACGCCTTCGTGGTCAAGGCGGCCGACGCCCTGCTCGCGGGGGTCTCCCCGTACGAGGACAAGCGGTTCCTCTACCTGCCCAGCGCCGTGATCATGGCGATTCCCGAGGCCCTGCTGCCGGCGCCGCTGCTGCGCTGCGTGCTGCCGCTGGGGATGACCGGGCTCGTCGGCCTCGGTTGGTGGGCCTCGCTGCGGCTGTTCTCGGTACCGGTGCGCTCGCGGCTGGCGGTCGGCGGTTTCGCGCTGTTCGCGCTGGCGTACAAGCCGTACATCAACCTCGTGCTGATCGCGAACTGGACGGCCATCTCCGCCGCCGCCCTGCCGGTGGCGCTGCTGCTGGCGCACCGCAAGCACTGGGCCGCGGCCGGGCTGGTGGTGGGGCTCGCCATCGCCTGCAAGCCGATGCTGGTGCCGGTCGGGCTGCTCTTCCTCCTGGCCCGGCAGTGGCGGGGCCTCGCGCTCGCGGTGGGGGTGCCGGTGGGGCTCTCGCTGGCGGGGGCGCTGATGATGCCGCACCCGATGCTGTTCTTCACCAAGACCCTGCCCTTCCTGCTCCAGGGCCAGGATTCCTACGCGCTGCCCTGGGACGCCTCGCCGATCGCCGCGCTGCCGCGGCTGGGGGTGCCCGAGCCGGTGGCGGTGCTGCTGGCCTTCGCGGGGGCCGGCTGCGGACTGTGGGCGACCTGGCGGCGGTGGAAGCGGCCGGTCGAGGCGGACGGTGACGCCGGTGAGCTGAGGCTGGTGGAGACCGCCTGCATGGTGATGCTCGCCGCATTCCTGGTGTCGCGGCCCTCCTTCGACCATTACCTGATCGTGGTGCTCCCGCTGCTGCTGGCGTCGGGGGTGCGGGAGGGCTCGATGCCGCGCTCGCCCTGGTTCTGGGTGGCGCTGGTGCCGCAGACGGCGGGCATCCCGTGGCCCTCGGAGTTCGAGGCCAAGAGGCGGGCATTCAGGGACATGGTGACCCTGTGCTCGCTCGCCGGACTGCTCGCTCGTCGCGCACTGCGCTCCGGACGGGTTACTCTGGAGCCCGTAACAACTGCGGGGTCCCCACCCAGGACCGAACCGGAGTGCGCCGCGTCGCCAGCTCAAACGGCTTCGCGGACCGCGTTTTGACCCGTACGGGTCCTTCTGGGTACTCTGCTTGTTTGTTATGCGTATTGGCTTTCTCATTCTCACGTGAAAGGGCCTTGCGCCGGTCCACCGGACCGATGACAAGCAGTTCAAGCAGTTCGCGCGGGCTCCGTCCCAGCTGCGAACGAGGGCTGTCGTGATCGTCCGTGGTGACCCTGTCAGGACCCTTCCCTCGGGGCTAGCGCCCTATGGGATGACCCACCACTGAAGAAGCGAAGGCATACGCGTGCGTACGTTCAGCCCCAAGCCCGGCGACATCTCGCGCCAGTGGCACGTCATTGACGCCCAGGACGTTGTCCTCGGCCGTCTGGCGACCCAGGCCGCTACCCTCCTGCGGGGTAAGCACAAGCCGACTTACGCCCCCCACATGGACATGGGCGACTTCGTCATCATCATCAACGCCGACAAGGTTCACCTGTCCGGCAACAAGGCGACCCAGAAGATGGCGTACCGCCACTCTGGCTTCCCGGGCGGTCTGCGTTCGGTGCGCTACGACGACCTCCTGGCGAACAACCCGGAGAAGGCCGTCGAGAAGGCCATCAAGGGCATGATCCCCAAGAACACCCTGGGCCGTCAGATGCTCTCGAAGCTGAAGGTCTACTCGGGCGATGTGCACCCCCACGCTGCTCAGCAGCCGGTGCCGTTCGAGATCACCCAGGTCGCGCAGTAGTTCCGGCCACCACACCCCCTAAGACAAGAAACTTCTGAGGAGCATCGTGGCCGAGACCACCGCCGAGACGACCCCCGTCGAAGAGTTCGAGGGCAACGTCGAGGAGTACACCACCGAGACCGCGGACGTAGTCGAGGGTGACTACACGTCCGAGTCCCTTGCCGGTCGCTTCGGTGACCCCCAGCCGGCCGCCGGCCTGGGCCGTCGCAAGAACGCCATCGCCCGCGTCCGGATCGTTCCGGGCACCGGCAAGTGGAAGATCAACGGTCGCACCCTTGAGGACTACTTCCCCAACAAGGTGCACCAGCAGGAAGTCAACGAGCCGTTCAAGCTGCTCGAGCTCGACAACCGCTACGACGTCATCGCCCGCATCTCGGGTGGCGGCGTGTCCGGCCAGGCCGGCGCCCTGCGCCTCGGTGTGGCCCGTGCGCTGAACGAGGCGGACGTGGACAACAACCGCCCGGCGCTGAAGAAGGCCGGCTTCCTCTCCCGCGACGACCGTGCGGTCGAGCGCAAGAAGGCCGGTCTCAAGAAGGCCCGTAAGGCTCCGCAGTACAGCAAGCGTTAATCACGCCCGCTGTTCAGCACGAATCCGCCCCGGCAGCACTCTCTGTGCTGCCGGGGCGGTTCGTTTACCGCCAAAAGCGGCAAATAATTGGCACAACTGCTCACAGCGAAGTGTGAACTCGGGAGGACAACAGTGGGACGACTCTTCGGGACGGACGGTGTACGAGGCGTCGCCAACGCGGATCTGACGGCCGAGCTCGCGCTCGGCCTCTCCGTGGCGGCCGCGCACGTACTGGCCGAGGCGGGCACCTTCGAGGGCCATCGGGCCACGGCCGTGGTGGGCCGTGACCCCCGGGCCTCGGGCGAGTTCCTGGAGGCCGCAGTCGTCGCGGGCCTCGCGAGCGCGGGCGTGGACGTCCTGCGCGTCGGTGTGCTGCCCACCCCGGCGGTGGCGTATCTCACCGGTGCGCTGGGCGCCGACCTCGGTGTCATGCTCTCGGCCAGCCACAACGCCATGCCCGACAACGGCATCAAGTTCTTCGCGCGCGGCGGTCACAAGCTCGCCGACGAGCTGGAGGACCGGATCGAGTCGGTCTACGACGACCACCGCACGGGTGCTCCCTGGGACCGGCCGACGGGCGCCGGTGTCGGCCGCGTCTCCGACTACACCGAGGGCTTCGACAGGTACGTCGCCCACCTCATGGGTGTGCTGCCCAACCGTCTCGACGGCCTCAAGGTCGTCCTGGACGAGGCGCACGGCGCGGCCGCCTACGTCTCGCCCGAGGCCTTCACCCGGGCCGGCGCGGAGATCGTCACCATCGGTGCCGAGCCCGACGGGCTCAACATCAACGACGGCTGCGGCTCCACCCACCTCGGTCTGCTGAAGCAGGCCGTCGTCGAGCACGGGGCCGACCTCGGCATCGCGCACGACGGGGACGCCGACCGCTGCCTCGCCGTGGACGCGAACGGCGAGGAGGTCGACGGGGACCAGATCCTCGCGGTGCTCGCGCTGGCGATGCGCGAGGCCGGGCACCTGCGCGAGGACACCGTCGTCGCCACCGTGATGTCGAACCTGGGCTTCAAGCTGGCCATGGAGTCCGAGGGCATCAACGTCGTGCAGACGGGCGTCGGCGACCGGTACGTCCTGGAGTCGATGAAGGAGCACGGGTACGCGCTGGGCGGCGAGCAGTCCGGCCACGTGATCATCCTCGACCACGCCACCACCGGCGACGGCACCCTGACCGGCCTGATGCTGGCGGCCCGGATCGCGGCCACCGGCAAGTCCATGGCCGAGCTGACCGGGATCATGACGCGGCTGCCGCAGGTGCTGGTCAACGTCCCCGACGTGGACAAGTCGCGGGTCACCACCTCGGGCGAGCTGGCCGCGGCCGTCGCCGAGGCGGAGCGGGAGCTGGGCACGACCGGGCGCGTACTGCTGCGTTCGTCGGGCACGGAGCCCCTCGTACGGGTGATGGTGGAGGCCGCCGACATCGAGCAGGCCCGCTCGGTCGCCGGGCGCCTCGCGGACGTGGTGAAGTCGGTGCTCGGCTAGAGCCGGCCCGAGCGTCATGACGGCGGCCCCGCGCTACGAAGCTCCGTAGCGCGGGGCCGCCGTCATGAGGTGGGGCGGGGGCTCTCAGGCCTTGGCCGGGGTCCGGCGCCGCCAGTGGCCCCGCTGG contains:
- the rplM gene encoding 50S ribosomal protein L13, coding for MRTFSPKPGDISRQWHVIDAQDVVLGRLATQAATLLRGKHKPTYAPHMDMGDFVIIINADKVHLSGNKATQKMAYRHSGFPGGLRSVRYDDLLANNPEKAVEKAIKGMIPKNTLGRQMLSKLKVYSGDVHPHAAQQPVPFEITQVAQ
- a CDS encoding ABC-F family ATP-binding cassette domain-containing protein, encoding MGHLEASHLEYYLPDGRVLLPDVSFRVGEGSVVALVGANGAGKTTLLKMISGELQPHGGGVTVSGGLGVMSQFVGSVRDETTVRDLLVSVAQPRIREAAKAVDRAEQLILTVDDEPAQMAYAQALSDWADVQGYEAETLWDVCTMAALAIPYDSAQFREVRTLSGGEQKRLVLEALLRGPDEVLLLDEPDNYLDVPGKRWLEEQLAATRKTVLFVSHDRELLTQAAEKIISLEASPNGSDVWVHGEGFGTFHAARKERFARFEELKRRWDEEHARLKALVLRLRGQAAISPDMASRYHAMQTRFKKFEEAGPPPEPPREQDIKMRLKGGRTGVRALTVENLELTGLMKPFSLEVFYGERVAVLGSNGSGKSHFLRLMAGEDVKHTGTWKLGARVVPGHFAQTHAHPELFGRTLVDILWTEAAKPLGQAMGALRRYELERQGEQPFERLSGGQQARFQILLLELAGTTALLLDEPTDNLDLESAEALQDGLEAYDGTVLCVTHDRWFARTFDRYLVFGSDGVVRETTEPVWDERRVERKR
- the glmM gene encoding phosphoglucosamine mutase, whose product is MGRLFGTDGVRGVANADLTAELALGLSVAAAHVLAEAGTFEGHRATAVVGRDPRASGEFLEAAVVAGLASAGVDVLRVGVLPTPAVAYLTGALGADLGVMLSASHNAMPDNGIKFFARGGHKLADELEDRIESVYDDHRTGAPWDRPTGAGVGRVSDYTEGFDRYVAHLMGVLPNRLDGLKVVLDEAHGAAAYVSPEAFTRAGAEIVTIGAEPDGLNINDGCGSTHLGLLKQAVVEHGADLGIAHDGDADRCLAVDANGEEVDGDQILAVLALAMREAGHLREDTVVATVMSNLGFKLAMESEGINVVQTGVGDRYVLESMKEHGYALGGEQSGHVIILDHATTGDGTLTGLMLAARIAATGKSMAELTGIMTRLPQVLVNVPDVDKSRVTTSGELAAAVAEAERELGTTGRVLLRSSGTEPLVRVMVEAADIEQARSVAGRLADVVKSVLG
- the rpsI gene encoding 30S ribosomal protein S9, which produces MAETTAETTPVEEFEGNVEEYTTETADVVEGDYTSESLAGRFGDPQPAAGLGRRKNAIARVRIVPGTGKWKINGRTLEDYFPNKVHQQEVNEPFKLLELDNRYDVIARISGGGVSGQAGALRLGVARALNEADVDNNRPALKKAGFLSRDDRAVERKKAGLKKARKAPQYSKR
- a CDS encoding glycosyltransferase family 87 protein, producing MKWDSPSSWDRGVAWLLRPAPRSWRFVGLVILLSVAVAASLRVNWGSDNAFVVKAADALLAGVSPYEDKRFLYLPSAVIMAIPEALLPAPLLRCVLPLGMTGLVGLGWWASLRLFSVPVRSRLAVGGFALFALAYKPYINLVLIANWTAISAAALPVALLLAHRKHWAAAGLVVGLAIACKPMLVPVGLLFLLARQWRGLALAVGVPVGLSLAGALMMPHPMLFFTKTLPFLLQGQDSYALPWDASPIAALPRLGVPEPVAVLLAFAGAGCGLWATWRRWKRPVEADGDAGELRLVETACMVMLAAFLVSRPSFDHYLIVVLPLLLASGVREGSMPRSPWFWVALVPQTAGIPWPSEFEAKRRAFRDMVTLCSLAGLLARRALRSGRVTLEPVTTAGSPPRTEPECAASPAQTASRTAF